One genomic region from Cydia pomonella isolate Wapato2018A chromosome 4, ilCydPomo1, whole genome shotgun sequence encodes:
- the LOC133516869 gene encoding uncharacterized protein LOC133516869 — translation MSETSRNESKSPDSQVPAQEDDVKFPPFPEPKDVDFDEDIPEDERKFYTSKFQDLNTVINHRMHCTSCDRHLGCSASNDGRMRMHPMLRTLVCNTCYAFYNSGEFEKGDDGSELYCRWCGQGGQVYCCSDCPHVFCAKCIKRNLGISKIKEIENTDDWKCFKCSNRPLWDLRASCWALLRYCDLKNRITMATQDPILKDKYTTSCTRDLSDCCKNKKRRDKLDSKKKEEKKEAENSAKKAAAAVISKIPPTIQVKKFASINMDEKSEKKAVKRSLSPKAKSVYLKNPIAVAGAKTYSGFSALPKKIRMTSTPNILSPVRFMADRKVVNNPPIRIRPKGPQMPIPVMTPYNGYNSAPSYNNFINDNINLSLENLTQGLDMAAAAAAAAMNNGQEDDVVCTPDFPLEPLCEVTEDPADDDVQCMTPIHNTNVPKSSQPPPLVPRTTNNLPDLSADNIIQMTENDVTVNAQTGGLKFRVDPQTLSSNKMYRLPDGRIFAINANPNMPGGYSATIVAVTETAHKNVPKGAMYSAKLSAVPPAPAPAPGPAPAARAARPPPARPARSARRAPPAGRVTRGTETRARQCDLEVPVEWYRYNLIDAVDALEYSLSRLNKLKKEATSVHLRTRTVGEMRGLHKTLERLLHTSTTRFNEIRDNLNKGLKQYLAKKAGNCPSSISDDDDDDDDVEILPNPAENDDPIFIDENSVDSNANDTNSVDRQEVDLTEAMSNSELNDSGDKSVEMLDENFLKATEEMDDRSSEKNDAASKPDEVDPLETAEVDQTEDNISGDKKDASSKVSKDTDPLDDTDCDKIQENNNMSIDENKETGNANPAEDEEMDRNKQEKDEDTSVGNNEIQISNVKSESSETTKDKPVNGSGEHTKVDLEGQNEDNVNTSNTRSDDIKQDTDDIKNDNQDNDDKIQDAEMSEEMIQTLLEGDDGDNDDDTQTMNTQEIIGV, via the exons ATGAGTGAGACTTCGAGAAATGAGTCAAAATCTCCTGACTCCCAAGTGCCGGCACAAGAGGATGATGTTAAATTCCCGCCTTTCCCTG AGCCAAAAGATGTTGATTTTGATGAAGATATTCCTGAGGATGAAAGAAAATTTTATACATCTAAATTTcaag ACTTGAATACAGTAATAAATCATAGGATGCACTGCACATCTTGTGATCGTCACCTCGGGTGCTCAGCTAGCAATGATGGCAGGATGCGGATGCACCCTATGCTCCGTACATTAGTATGCAACACATGCTATGCATTCTACAATAGTGGAGAGTTTGAGAAAGGAGATGATGGCTCGGAGTTGTATTGCCGTTGGTGTGGGCAGGGTGGTCAAGTATATTGCTGTTCGGATTGCCCTCATGTGTTTTGTGCA AAATGCATCAAGCGGAATTTGGGTATTTCgaaaattaaagaaattgaaaatacTGATGACTGGAAATGTTTCAAGTGCAGCAACAGACCACTGTGGGATCTTAGAGCGTCGTGCTGGGCTCTTCTGCGTTATTGTGATTTAAAGAACAG GATAACCATGGCTACTCAAGATCCAATTTTAAAGGATAAATACACAACCAGTTGTACTAGAGACCTGTCCGATTGCTGTAAGAATAAAAAGAGAAGAGATAAACTTGATAGCAAAAAAAAGGAAGAGAAAAAAGAAGCTGAAAATTCAGCGAAAAAAGCAGCTGCAGCTGTTATTTCAAAAATACCGCCCACCATTCAG GTCAAGAAGTTTGCATCCATCAATATGGATGAAAAATCTGAGAAGAAAGCAGTAAAAAGATCACTAAGTCCCAAGGCGAAATCCGTATACCTTAAAAATCCGATAGCAGTGGCAGGCGCTAAAACTTATAGTGGTTTTTCAGCTTTGCCGAAAAAAATAAGG ATGACATCAACGCCAAATATATTAAGTCCGGTCCGATTTATGGCGGATCGCAAAGTTGTCAACAACCCACCTATACGCATAAGGCCTAAGGGACCACAGATGCCCATTCCGGTCATGACTCCATACAATGGATACAACAGTGCTCCCTCATACAACAATTTCATAAATGATAACATCAATTTATCTTTGGAGAATTTAACTCAG GGATTAGACATGGCGGCGGCAGCAGCGGCGGCGGCAATGAACAATGGTCAGGAAGATGATGTAGTGTGCACACCCGATTTTCCTTTGGAACCACTGTGCGAG GTGACAGAGGACCCGGCCGACGACGACGTACAATGCATGACCCCCATACACAACACGAACGTTCCCAAATCGAGCCAGCCGCCCCCCCTGGTGCCCCGCACGACGAACAACCTGCCCGACCTCTCCGCCGACAACATCATACAGATGACCGAGAACGACGTCACCGTCAACGCGCAAACGGGCGGCCTCAAGTTCCGCGTCGACCCGCAAACTCTGTCCTCCAACAAAATGTACAGGCTCCCGGACGGTCGGATCTTCGCCATCAACGCTAACCCGAACATGCCCGGCGGGTACTCGGCCACCATCGTGGCCGTCACCGAGACCGCCCACAAGAACGTGCCCAAAGGCGCCATGTACTCGGCCAAGCTGAGCGCGgtgccgcccgcgcccgcccccgcccccggcCCCGCCCCCGCGGCTCGAGccgcccgcccgccgcccgcgcgccccgcccgctccgcccgccgcgcgccgcccgccggcaGGGTCACCCGCGGCACCGAGACCAGGGCCAGGCAGTGCGACTTGGAGGTGCCCGTCGAGTGGTACAGGTACAATCTGATAGATGCCGTCGACGCCTTGGAGTATTCCTTGTCGCGATTGAACAAATTGAAGAAGGAGGCGACGAGCGTCCACCTGCGGACGCGAACCGTGGGCGAGATGCGGGGCTTGCACAAGACGCTCGAGCGGCTGTTGCACACCTCCACCACCAGATTCAACGAGATCAGGGACAATCTCAACAAGGGGCTCAAACAGTACCTGGCCAAGAAGGCCGGAAACTGTCCCAGCAGTATCagcgacgacgacgacgacgacgatgATGTAGAAATATTGCCCAACCCGGCCGAAAATGATGACCCGATTTTCATAGATGAGAATTCGGTAGATTCTAATGCGAACGATACGAACTCCGTTGACCGACAGGAGGTCGATTTGACAGAGGCGATGAGTAATAGTGAACTGAATGACAGTGGAGATAAGTCCGTTGAGATGTTGGACGAGAACTTTTTGAAGGCAACCGAGGAAATGGACGATAGATCTAGTGAAAAGAATGACGCGGCGTCGAAACCTGATGAAGTTGACCCCCTTGAAACTGCTGAAGTCGATCAAACTGAAGATAATATATCAGGTGATAAGAAGGATGCCTCATCCAAAGTATCCAAAGACACTGATCCTCTCGATGACACAGATTGTGACAAAATCCAGGAAAACAATAATATGTCCATAGATGAaaataaggaaactggaaatGCCAACCCTGCTGAAGACGAAGAAATGGACCGTAATAAGCAAGAAAAAGATGAAGATACTAGTGTTGGAAATAATGAAATTCAAATTAGTAACGTCAAGAGTGAATCCTCAGAAACAACAAAGGATAAGCCCGTTAACGGTTCAGGAGAACATACAAAAGTAGATTTGGAGGGTCAAAATGAAGACAATGTTAATACATCTAATACGAGATCTGACGACATAAAGCAAGATACTGACGATATAAAAAATGATAATCAAGACAATGATGATAAAATTCAGGACGCTGAAATGAGTGAAGAAATGATCCAGACTCTGCTAGAAGGAGACGACggtgataatgatgatgatacaCAAACAATGAACACACAAGAAATAATAGGTGTTTAA